The following is a genomic window from Butyricimonas faecihominis.
ACATCCGAAAAGACACCTTTTTCATTCACCCGGACGGTTTCCCCGCGGGATAGTCTTTGTATCCCGCCAAGAATACTTTTCAGGGAATGCAGCATACGGCGATCAATGAACAAATAGCCTAAAATCAACACGGAAATGTTACCCAAGATCAAGAGGAGGTTGAGAACCGGGAAAAACTTCATTTCCGTGATTTGTTGCATATTGTCGAAATTTGGAGAGCTATCATTTAGGTCGCTGGCAGCGAACATCTCTTCATCCCTTTTGTAGCCTGTCGGCGAATCGTCTTTCAAATGGGATTTCGCGAGTGTGGAGATGTCTCCCAGCGTGGTGGTGTCCGGTAACAATCCGGGGAGATTGACGGCCCAACGGATATTTCTTTGTTTGTCATCGAGTAGCATGACCCACATTTGCTGTTCCTTGACCTGCACGAGTAACAGGGAGTCGACCTTGAAATTATTATTCTCGATGTGCAAGCGATCAGCCAGCTTGCGGATAAATTGTGCTGGCGGCTGGGAAACCCCGGCTTTCAGGTAATAGTGGACGACGAGCGAGTAGATGAGAATGTTCACGGAGATTAGCAAGATGGCCCCGATGAGAACTCGTTTCCCGATACGCTTTATGGAATGTTGCAGGTCTTTCATGGCTTTATAGGATAAGTTTGTAACCAAGCCCCTTGATCGTGATGAGAGATTCCGGGGAGGAAGGGGTCATTTCTATCTTTTCCCGGATACGCCGGATGTGGGCCATAAGGGAATTTTCATACCCGTAGAGATTATCGCCCCACGCTTCCGCGCAAAGGGCATCCATGGTAACGATGCGGTTGGCCGATTTGTAGAGTACGTTCAAAATGGCGTGTTCTCTGGCGGTGAGCGGGAAGGTCTCGCCTTGGCGGTTTATTTCTGCCTTGTCGAAATCGATGGTGCAATGGGCCAGCTCGATCACTGTTTTCTCATTTTTGTATGATCGGCGAAGAATGGCGCTCAGCCGGAGAAGGAGTTCTTTGGGAAGAAACGGTTTGGTCATGTAATCGTCGCCCCCGGCATCTAGTCCCGTGAACATGTCTTCCGGCTTGTCCCGGGCGGTTAGAAACAGGATAGGAATGTCCTTGATCTGCCGAATGTCTTTCATCAGGGAAAATCCATCCCTGTCCGGGAGATTCACGTCCAAGATGGCGAGATCGGGGAAGGAGGTGTGGCAGGCGACAATGGCTTCTTGCGCGGAACCGGCGGTGGTGATGGAAGAAAAACCGTCTTCTCGAAGAATACTTTCGATGAGGTCCAGTAATTGTCGTTCGTCATCGACAATCAGGATGTGTTTTCTTTTGATGAAATTGAATTCTTTATCCATAGTGACGCCGTTTTCCATGATTCTCTATACAAATCTAGGGAAAAAAAACGTGAAATCTAGCGGGTGGGATGAAATGTAAGGTAAATGTAAGGAAGGCGTAAGCTACTCGCAAGGATTCGGGAGTATATTTGTTAAAAAATCGAACGAATGGAGATCAATAAATATTTAGGCTTGATTTTATTGTTTTGCGTGACGTCGGTGGCGTATGCGCGGCAAGATGAGAAAGGATGTATCGTGAAAGGATGGGTGAAGGACACGGTGTCGTTGAAAGCGATCGCATATGCCACGGTGCAGGTGGCGGAGGCGGAACATCGAACAATTCCCGTGAAGCTGACGGTGACCGATACGAATGGCTTTTTTAAGGTGGGACCTTTGGCGGTAGGGAAGTATGTACTTACTTTTTCTCACGTGGGTTATCGGGGGGTAGTGTGGGAATTCCGGGTTGAGGCAGGACGGGACGAGATGAGTGTGGGAACATTGTACATGGTGGCGTCCGCGGAGAGATTGCAGGAGGTGGATGTGGTTGCTAGGAAGTTGCCGATCCGGTTTGAGGTGGATAAAATTACTTATGACATGGGGGATGATCCTGACGCGAAGAATGAAAGCGTGCTGGAGGTGTTACGTAAGGTTCCATTGGTGACCGTTGACGGGATGGATGGCATTGAACTGAACGGGAGAAAATGCAGTATTTATATAAACGGACGCCCGTCGGGGCTGGTGAAACAGCAACCGGGAAAGGGATTGAAAGGGATTCCCGCCGTAGCGGTGAAAAAGATCGAGGTGATCACGGACCCGGGTGCGAAATATGATGCATCGGAGGTGGGTGGTATTATAAATATTGAAATGGCGAGGATGGGGCTGGAGGGATATTCCTTGTATGTCGTGGGAGGCGGGGATGATTACGGGACTTGGAATGTGGCCGCGAACGGGATGTTGAAGTATGGTAAATTGTCGTTGTCGTCTTTCTTGTCTTATTATGACGTGGGGGCGAGGAGGTCGGAGTATCATAACGTGTTGGAGAACCTGAACGATCAGGAGCAACGTTATCTCGTGTGGGATATGAATAGCGAGGTGATCCAGCCGATGACTTGGGGAAATGTCGAGGTGAGTTACGAGGTGGATTCGTTGAATTTGTTGACGTTTTCTTTTTCTTCCCGGCAGACGGATTCGAGGTGGAAACAGACGGGATGGAATGAGGCGCGACGAGAGGATCATGCTTCTTTGTATGAATACGGGGTGTCAGAGAGAATCGGGATGGACGATGGGACTCGGGAGGTTGCATTTAATTATCAACGAACGTTCGAGAATCCGGATCACGTGTTTACGCTTTCTTATATGTATAATCGAACACCCTCGGAAGGATATACAAACCGAGACGTGTTTGATTTCCAAAAGATGGATGAGGGGGTGAAGTTTTCTCCTTATGAAACTCGGAACCGGAATAAGGCTTACACGGGAGAACACACGGTGCAGGCAGATTACGTGAATCGGTTTAGTGCGGTACACGCTTTGGAGAGCGGGGTAAAGTATATTCGGAGGAACACGTCGAGCAAGAGTTTTTATCGGGAGCGAACGGATGCGGGAGCGGATTGGGGAATGCAGGCTGAACGGATGGAGAAACTTTTGCACGTGCAGGATATTTATGCTGCCTATGCCGCTTATTCGTTCAACTATAAGAAGTTCGGGATGAAGTTGGGGGCTCGTTTTGAACAGGCAACTTTGGATGTTTCTTTGTACCCGGATACGCAACCGGATTTTGATGCCCGTTTTTCTAATTTGGTACCCTCCGTGGCGTTATCGTTTCAGGCGGCCCGGACACGGGTGTGGAAGTTGGGGTATAATATGCGGATTATGCGACCGGGAGTTGGTTTGCTGAACCCGTACCAGTCGGAAACGAATGCCAGCGTGGTGTCTTACGGGAATAGCCGTTTGAAGGCGGAACGCTTTCATCATGTCAGTTTCGGGTTTAGTTCCTTCGCCTCGAAATGGATGGTGAACGCCAGTCTCGATTATCGTTATGCCGGGAACGCGATTCAAGGGTATGGCTTTGTGAGCGAGGAGGGACGGGTGGAGAATACCTACGGAAATATCGGGAAGGAGAATAGCGTGGCGTTGAATCTGTTCGTGAATTGTAATTTGAAGAGTAAGACCAGCGTGCGTTTGAACGGAAACGTGGCATATATTGATTTGGAGAGTAAGGAAGTACCGTCAAGCGCGTGTGGATGGCAATATTCGGTGACAGGGATGGTACAACAGACGTTGGGATGGGGTATCCGGACGATGGTGCAGGGTGGTTATATCGGTTCCCGGGTCAGCCTGCAAACGGATTATCCGGGGAGTTATTATTACGTGTTGCAGGTAAATAAGAGTTTCTTGAAAGATCGTTTTACCTTGTCTTTGGTGGCTAGTAATATTTTTGATAATGAACGGAAGTCGAAAGGGAAGAAAATAGGAGCGGGGTATGTCCAGCATTTTGGGAATGTCATGGAATATTCGAGTGTGCAGTTTTGGTTGTCTTACCGGATCGGGAACTTACGGGCCGCGGTGAAGAAGGTAAAAAGAGGAATTGTGAATGACGATGTGCTGAAAGAGTGAGCGGGGGCTTTAGAATGCAATTTGTGTAGAAAAAGTATAAATATTGGATCATTTTTGTCAGATGGTTGATAATTGTGTTATCTTTGATTGACTTGCTGTAGGAATCAAGTTTAAAATGCGTGTGAAATTTATACTTTTTAGATGAAATTATTAGTTAATCTATGTTCGTATTTGGGATATGGAATGTTGTGGGGAGTTAGTTTTTTACCTTTACCCGTGATGTATCTGGTGACAGATGTGTTGTTCGTTATTTTGTTTTATGGTGTTCATTATCGTCGGAAAGTGGTCGATATGAATTTGCGGAATTCTTTCCCGGAGAAGAGCGAGGAAGAGCGAAAGCGAATCGCCCGGAAGTACTATCGCCATTTGTGTGATACTTTTGCCGAGTTTTATAAATTGTGGCATATCTCGGAGGACGAAATCAAGAGGCGTTGTGTGATGGTGAATATGGATGTACCGCACCGTTATTTCGAACAAGGACGTAGCGTGATTGCTTTTTCCGGGCATTACGGGAATTGGGAGATGATGTATTCTTATAAGTTGTGGGAGAAGGATGTCGAATTGATCCCGATTTATAAGCCGATACATAATAAGGTGTTTGATCGGATGACTTGTAAGATCAGGAGCCGCTTCGGGGCCACGCCTTTGGCAAAAGCGGATACGCTACGGGTGATGTTGAGGAATCAACAGGAGGGAAAGATTACGATGACCGGGTTTATTGGTGACCAGACACCTAATAAACGCTCTCTTCATTTCTGGACTCGTTTCTTGAATCAAGACACGGCCGTACTGGAGGGAACGGAAAGGATCGCCCGGAAGTTAAACCAGCCGGTGGTTTTCGTGAATATGCGTAAGGTGAAACGGGGCTATTATCATGCCGAGTTTTACGATCTTTGTTCCGACCCGCAAAGTCTGGAACCGGGGGAGTTGACTCGTATGCACATCCAGATGCTGGAACGTTTTATCCGGGAGGAACCGGCGTATTGGTTATGGTCACATCGGAGGTGGAAACATAAAAGGGCGGTTGTAGCGTAAAAAAGAGGGTGTGTCAAAAGTCATTTTTCAAACTCCCTCCCCCCTTCGGGGTACTCCCTCTATAAACAGAGGGAGAGTTGAAATACTTCCTGTCTTCGGGAAGAGTCACCAGCTCCTCCTCTGTTTATAGAGGAGGTGGCACGAAGTGACGGAGGAGTTTTTTTCCGATAAAATGACTTTTGACACACTCTCTTTTTATGCAGTGATGTTTTAACACTATTTCATTGCTTCCTCGATAGAAACAGCAACAGCAACGGTGGCTCCAACCATCGGATTGTTACCCATTCCAAGGAATCCCATCATTTCCACGTGGGCGGGAACGGAGGATGAACCCGCAAATTGGGCGTCTCCGTGCATCCGGCCAAGCGTGTCGGTGAAACCATAGCTAGCCGGTCCGGCAGCCATGTTGTCTGGGTGAAGGGTACGTCCGGTACCACCACCAGAGGCAACAGAGAAGTATTTTCTTCCGGTTTCCATACACTCTTTTTTGTAGGTTCCGGCAACCGGGTGTTGGAAACGAGTCGGGTTGGTTGAGTTTCCGGTGATGGAAACGTCTACACCCTCGTGACGCATGATAGCTACGCCTTCCCGAACATCGTCAGCCCCGTAACATCTTACTTGGGCACGTTCGCCTTTAGAATATGCTTTTTCTTTCACGATTTTCAGTTCTCCGGTGTAGTAGTCGAATTCGGTTTGCACGTAAGTGAAGCCGTTGATGCGGGAGATAATCATGGCAGCGTCTTTACCCAAACCGTTCAAGATTACTTTCAACGGTTGTTGACGTACTTTGTTTGCTGATTTTGCGATACCGATGGCACCTTCTGCCGCGGCGAAAGATTCGTGTCCAGCAAGGAATGCAAAGCATTTGGTTTCTTCACGGAGTAACATGGCAGCCAAGTTTCCATGGCCTAAACCCACTTTACGATCGGCAGCAACAGATCCGGGAATACAGAATGACTGTAAACCTTCTCCGATTGCTTCTGCGGCTTCAGCAGCTTTTTTGCATCCTTTTTTGATTGCGATAGCTGCACCGACTACATAAGCCCAAGCTGCATTTTCGAATGCGATGGGTTGAATATCTTTACACATTTTGTAGGGGTCGATCCCTTTGGCATCACAGATGGCTTTTGCCTCTTCGATGTCTTTTATTCCGTAATTATTTAGAACCGTGTTAATTTGATTAATCCGACGGTCGTAACTTTCAAATAAAGCCATAATTAATTTTAGATTTAATGATTACAAAGTCGCGGGCGACTTTTGTGATTTCAGATTTTTTGATTAGGTGATAATCACTTAATCATAAATCGTAAATCACTAAATTGTTTTATTCTTGACGCGGATCGATGTATTTTACTGCATCCGCAAAACGACCGTATGATCCTGTTGCTTTTTCGACAGCTTCTTTGGGATCAATACCTTTTTTCAACATATCGGTAAATTTACCCAAGTGGATGAATTCGTAACCGATGACTTCTCCGTCTTCATCAAGCCCCATACGGGTTACATAACCTTCGGCCATTTCAAGGTAACGGGTACCTTTGGCTTTGGTTCCGAACATGGTTCCTACTTGACTTCTCATGCCTTTACCCAAGTCTTCGAGGCTGGCCCCGATGGGAAGTCCGCCTTCCGAGAAAGCACTTTGGCTACGGCCGTAAACGATTTGCAGGAAGAGTTCGCGCATAGCTGTGTTGATGGCATCACAAACGAGGTCCGTGTTCAAGGCTTCCAGTAAAGTTTTGCCCGGTAAAATCTCGGAGGCCATAGCCGCGGAGTGGGTCATTCCGGAGCAACCGATCGTCTCGATCAATGCTTCTTCGATAATCCCGTCCTTGATGTTCAAGGTCAATTTACAAGCTCCCTGTTGTGGGGCACACCAGCCGATACCGTGAGTCAATCCTGAAATGTCCTTGATCTCTTTGGAACGAACCCATTTCCCTTCTTCCGGGATAGGTGCCGGACCGTGATTCGGTCCTTTTTTCACAACACACATGTGTTGTACTTCATGTGAGTAAATCATTGTTTTTGTTTTTTTGTTGATATATTGTTAAATACCTTGTCTTTGTTTTAAAGTCGGGCAAAATTAACACATTTGTTTTGGATAAAAAACATCTTATAAAACATAAAATCGTGCATACGTTTGCATGATAAAATATTGTAATATAGTGTATTATTGGTGGAGTTTCAATGGAAAGGAAATAATGATTGTTGTGTTTGGCTTTTTGTTTCTTTATGCCTAGTTTTGAGGAATAAAATGTAAGAGGATGAGAAAGTTGTTATTTATTTGGCTTGTTGGAGTATTGGTTTTCCTTTTCGAAAGTTGTAGCGAGCCCCGGCAGGTAAAGTACGTGTTCTATTTTATCGGTGATGGTATGGGGGTCAATCAGGTGAACGGGACAGAAATGTTTCTGGCCGAGTTGGATAGTGTTATCGGGGTGAAAGGGCTGAATTTTGCCAGTTTCCCGGTTCGTAATTACGCAACGACTTATTCTTCTTATAATGGTGTTACTTGCTCCGCTGCCGCCGGAACAGCCTTGGCTACCGGGGAGAAGACGAAGAATGGCACGATCGGGATGGATAAGGAACAGAAAGAGCCTTTATATAGTGTTGCCGTACGGGCAAAAGAAGCCGGACGTAAAGTGGGAATCATTACTAGTGTCGGGATGAATCATGCCACTCCGGCGGCGTTTTACGGGCATCAGCCCCGGCGGACGATGTATTTCGAGTTGGGGAAAGATGCCATCAAGGCCGGGTTTGATTTATATGGCGGTGGAGGTATTATTCAATCCGTATCCCCGAAAGATTCCACGAATCTTTTTGATTTGTTGCATGAGTCGGGATATTTGGTTGTTCGGGGAAACGAGATGTTTCGGGAAAAGATGGTTGAGTTGTCTAAACTGGTGGTCATTCAAGGCGGATTACAGACAACGTTACCTTACGCGATAGATCGGGAAGAGGATGATTTCACGTTAAGTCAGATGACGGAAGGGGCGATAGATTTTTTGAGCCGGGGAAAACAGGGTTTTTTCCTAATGGTGGAGGGTGGTTTGATTGATTATGCTTGTCATGTGAATGATGCTGCCACGGCTTTTCGAGAAGTGGAAGATTTTGCTGATGCGGTACAAAAAGCATACGAGTTTTATTTGAAACATCCGGATGAGACGTTGATCGTGGTTACTGCCGATCACGAGACGGGAGGCATCGTTCTCGGGACTGGCTCGTATCAATTGAATCTTCGGGTATTGGAGAATCAGAGGGTGTCTCTGGAGAAATTGACTCGTGAGATTCGGGAATTACGAGATATGAAGAGTAATCAGGTGGCGTGGGAGGATGTGCAGGAGCTTCTGGCGAAGAATTTAGGTTTCTGGAATACCGTAAATTTATCAACGGAAGACGAACAGGCCTTGAAGAATTGTTATCGGGAAACATTCTCGGGCAAGACCGTTGAAATGGTTAAAAATTTGTATTCGGAGAATGAGCCGATCGCTCAATTGTCCATCAATATACTGAATCGTCTTGCCAAAATTAGCTGGGCCAGCGGGGGGCATTCGGCGGGAGTTGTTCCGGTATATGCAATCGGGGTTGGTGCGGAATGGTTTAATGGACGCTTGGATAACACGGATATTCCTAGAATAATTGAGGCTTTGGCAAAATATGAGTAGTATTTAATTAACAATGTTTATTTTTTATTAGATGTTATTGGGTGGCGTGGTGTCGTTGAATTTAATTCCTTTATCAGTTTTTATTTCGTCAATAAAATTGATAGAATGGAAAAGCGAGAGATTACTGGAGTACAAGGTCAAGTTAACAATATTGAGGTAATATTCAAAGAGTATTATGGCTCTCTTTGTTATTTCGCTTCCCAGTTCTTGAAAAACGAGGAGGTGATAGAGGATCTTGTACAAGATGTTTTTATCGCTCTGTTGGAGAAAAAGATGCTTTTTCAATCCGAAGTACATTTGAAAAATTTCTTGTATTTATCCATTCGGAATTCTTGTTTAAATTATATCCGCAATACCCGTTCGAAAGATCGGTATATTGCTTCATTGGCTCATGAAGAACAGACTGAAGATTTCGAGGAAAGCATTATTTTAGCTGAAATTCATAGAGAATTGGCCGCTGCTGTTGAAAAATTGCCGGAGGAGTGCCGGAAGGTCTTTCAGCTTTGTTATTTTCAAGGGTTGGATAATGAAAGTGCCGCACAAGAACTTGGATTGAGTGTTAATACTGTAAAAGCACAAAAGGCTCGCGGAAAAAAGATTTTAAGAGAAAATTTGAAAGATATTTTCCCATTATTAATGTTACTAAATCCCTTGTTCTAAGGGATAAACGTGGTGTGTGAAAATTAGGCGTAGGTGTGAATTGTATTTTTTTTGAAAAAAATGCGATCCCGTTTAATCCTTTCGAGGTAGGGTTGTGTAATAATAATGTATGAAAAATAGTATTAACACATATCCGTATGACATTGCCGCGATAATATTAGCTTATTTGCGGAGTGAAATAGATGAGAAAGGACAACAAAAACTAGATGCATGGTTGGAGGAGGCCGATTCTCATAAAGCTCTTTTTGCCCGGATTCAGGATGAAGCGATGCAATATGAAGACATTCAGAAAATATTGTCTTATGATGCTGGCGGAGCATGGCAGATCGTGAAACAAAAAGCAGCCCGGAGAAGGAGAAAACGTTTGATGAGGGTATATCAAGTTGCGGTTTCTGTTGTGGTTGTTTTGGGAGTGGCAATCGCTTTCTTGTTGAAGGAAGAGGCTACTGTTGTTCCGGTTGCCAAGGTGGAAGAGATTACTCCGGGGCGTTCCATTGCTAAACTGACTGTCGCATCAGGGGACGTCTATCATTTGGATTCATTGAATCAGGTCGATCTCGTTACTTCTTTGGCAGAAAATAACGGAAAAGAGGTTGTTTTTACAGATCGACAATTGGAGGAAAGTGTGAGAGAAATAAGGTATAATAAAGTCGAGATTCCAAGAGGGGGAGAGTATCAGATTGTGTTGGGAGATGGAACCCGGGTGTATTTGAATGCACAGACGGAACTTCGTTTCCCGGAAAGTTTTGCTAATAGCGAGCAGCGTTTGGTATATTTGACCGGGGAGGCTTATTTCGAGGTGGCTAAAAATCCGTCCAAGCCTTTTATCGTACAATGTAAGGATTATGCGGTGAAGGTTTTGGGAACTTCGTTTAACGTGAATAGTTACGAGGGAGACGAAACTTCTAAAACAACGTTGGCTACCGGTAAGGTCGAAATTGATATGGATGGGAAACAGACGATTTTGAATCCTGGTCAACAGGCGATTATAAAAGATGGAGAAGTGAACGTGAGGGAAGTGGATGTTGAGGTGTACACGACTTGGATGTATGAGAATTTCCGGTTTAAAAGTGAAAGTATTCAGGAGATTATGACGAAACTTTCTCGCTGGTACACGATAGATGTGTTCTATATGAACGAGGCTGTCAAAAATTATCACTTTACCGGTTACTTGCCTCGTTATGCCAAGATTGCTGATGTGTTGGAATTATTGAGTTTAACAACAAATATAAAATTTGATGTAAAGGGTAGAACAGTGACAGTAATGGAGAAGTAGTGAAATAGTAAAGCCGAAGCTGCAACTTCGACTTTACAAAAATGTGTACTAAAATAAACCCAAAGGGGATTTCACAAATATACTTGATTTTTCTCCAAAACAAAATGATGTGTCTCAAACAATGGAAAATAATTTCATTGAAGGTGCGTGTTATGTTTGAATTTTTAAGTTTTAATAAACATCAATTGCTTGGGCCAGAGGCAAATTCTTTGAATTTGCCGAAACGTCCGGGTGTATGTGTGCAAAAATGACCTAAATAAATTATCAATGAAAAGTAAAATTAGAAACTGGGTGATCAGATGTGGCAAACTATCATTAGGCTGCAAACTAATGGTGGTGTTGTTACTATTTACACATTTTGCGTTTTCAAGCGAAAATGCGTTTGGACAACAGACTATTACTGTGCAATTTGAAAAACAGTCATTAAGTGAGGTTTTACAAGTTTTAAAACAAAAGACTGGTTTTGAATTCCTGTACAATGACGAGGAAATTAAGGGGGTGACGAATATCACCTGTTCTTTCACGAATGCTTCTGTTCAAGAGATTTTGAAATCTTGCCTTGCCGGAACGAAGTATAATTTTAAGATCGTGGATAATTTGATCGTGATTACTCCGGATGATAAAAAGAAGGATGAGGTGCAGAAAATCGTGGTATCAGGTAAGGTGCTGGATGATGGCGGACAAACATTACCGGGAGTGACGATTTTATTGAAGGGAACCACGATAGGGGTGGTAACAGATGTTGATGGTAAGTTTAAAATCGAATTGCCTAAGCAGGATTCATTGATTTTGCTTTTCTCTTTCGTGGGAATGGAGGTGCGAGAGTTGGATGTGAATAAGATTAAAGATTTGAGCAAGGAAGTGGTGGTTCACATGAAAGCGGACGTGACGGAGATGGAGGAAGTTGTGGTAACCGGGTATGGACAAATTAAGAAACAAAGTTTTACAGGTAGCTCCGTGACAGTGAAAAAAGAGGATTTATTAAAAGTTTCACAAACCAATGTGATTGCTGCTTTGCAGACGTTTGATCCTTCTTTTCGTATTCAGACGAATAATCAATGGGGATCGGATCCGAATGCGATGCCTGAAATGTATATCCGTGGCCGTTCCGGTATCGGGGTTAAAGAGTTGGATCCGAATTACACGACAAAAGGTAATTTGGAAAATAACCCGAACTTGCCGACGTTTATCATGGACGGGTTTGAGGTGGATGTACAAAAAGTGTACGATATGGACCCGAACCGGATTGAGAGTATCACGATTTTGAAAGATGCTGCTGCAACAGCTATGTACGGTTCTCGTGCAGCTAACGGCGTGGTGGTCATCACGACAGTAGCCCCGAAACCGGGAGAGGTGACAGTTACTTATTCTTTGACAGGTGGAGTGACTTTCCCGGATTTGTCGGATTATAATTTGGCTAATGCAGAGGAAAAGTTGGAAATTGAACGTCTTGCGGGACTGTATGACCCGGAAGAAGGAGCCACGAGTATCAGTAAACAGGATGCTTATTGGAGAAGATATAAGAATATAGCAGAAGGAGCGGATACGGATTGGATTTCAAAACCGTTGAGAAACGCAGTTACTCATAAACACAGTCTGTATATTGAAGGTGGAAATTCGGATTTGCGTTATGCTTTGGATGCTTCGTTTAACGGGGACAATGGTGTGATGAAGAAGTCATATCGAAATAGAACCGGAGTCGGTTTCTCCGTGGATTATCGATTGAAAAACTTCCAAGTAAAAAATTATATTTCTTATGGTTATGTGAAAGCACAGGAATCTCCGTATGGTTCTTTTAGTGATTATACCACGTTGTTACCTTATGACCGTTGCTTTAATGAAGACGGTTCTATGAGAAAAAAGTTACAATTTACTGAAATTAGGTATCAGAGCGCCTTGAATCCTTTGTATGAGGCTAGTCTGCATAGTTATGATTATGACAAGTATGATGAGATTATTGATAATGTCAGCGTGAACTGGTTTATCAATGACTACCTGTCGATGAAAGGACAATTCAGTATTACCAAACAATTTACAAAAGGGGAACGTTTTATTGATCCTGAGTCCAATAAATCATCAACCCAAGCCAGTTCCAATGAGTTGCTGACAGG
Proteins encoded in this region:
- a CDS encoding SusC/RagA family TonB-linked outer membrane protein, coding for MKSKIRNWVIRCGKLSLGCKLMVVLLLFTHFAFSSENAFGQQTITVQFEKQSLSEVLQVLKQKTGFEFLYNDEEIKGVTNITCSFTNASVQEILKSCLAGTKYNFKIVDNLIVITPDDKKKDEVQKIVVSGKVLDDGGQTLPGVTILLKGTTIGVVTDVDGKFKIELPKQDSLILLFSFVGMEVRELDVNKIKDLSKEVVVHMKADVTEMEEVVVTGYGQIKKQSFTGSSVTVKKEDLLKVSQTNVIAALQTFDPSFRIQTNNQWGSDPNAMPEMYIRGRSGIGVKELDPNYTTKGNLENNPNLPTFIMDGFEVDVQKVYDMDPNRIESITILKDAAATAMYGSRAANGVVVITTVAPKPGEVTVTYSLTGGVTFPDLSDYNLANAEEKLEIERLAGLYDPEEGATSISKQDAYWRRYKNIAEGADTDWISKPLRNAVTHKHSLYIEGGNSDLRYALDASFNGDNGVMKKSYRNRTGVGFSVDYRLKNFQVKNYISYGYVKAQESPYGSFSDYTTLLPYDRCFNEDGSMRKKLQFTEIRYQSALNPLYEASLHSYDYDKYDEIIDNVSVNWFINDYLSMKGQFSITKQFTKGERFIDPESNKSSTQASSNELLTGDLYVDKGERTMWDAQAFLYYQQSIAKNNINLSVGFNATSDFTESTSTHYRGFPSGEFHSSNYAAEVVDKPTKSQSQTRLFGVIASLNYTYNDIYLLDASARFDGSSEFGSNQKWAPFWSGGLGINIHNYGFMQNNGIFNQLKIRASYGQTGKVNFPSYSAITTYEAQFDEWYVTGYGVKLKALGNEDLSWEKTNTFNLGLDMQVWNERVTFSAEWYNKKTIDLITDVTVPTSSGFVSYKDNMGEIRNRGYEFNIRANIIQRNDLLFALWGNFAHNKNKIIKISDALKAYNEQVDAFYNDPSNNNVAEVKTKYEEGGSTTSIFAMRSLGIDPANGQELFITRNGVITHEWSGADQVIVGNTEPKGQGSFGLNASYKNFSLFASFMYEFGGQEYNSTLVSKVENADIQYNNVDKRVLTDRWQKPGDVTPLKDIKDRSTTTKPSSRFVQDNNVLSLNALTLSYDFDTQLIKKMGLNVLRLEVSTNDLLRFSSIKQERGTSYPYAKTVNFTLRASF
- a CDS encoding FecR family protein; this encodes MKNSINTYPYDIAAIILAYLRSEIDEKGQQKLDAWLEEADSHKALFARIQDEAMQYEDIQKILSYDAGGAWQIVKQKAARRRRKRLMRVYQVAVSVVVVLGVAIAFLLKEEATVVPVAKVEEITPGRSIAKLTVASGDVYHLDSLNQVDLVTSLAENNGKEVVFTDRQLEESVREIRYNKVEIPRGGEYQIVLGDGTRVYLNAQTELRFPESFANSEQRLVYLTGEAYFEVAKNPSKPFIVQCKDYAVKVLGTSFNVNSYEGDETSKTTLATGKVEIDMDGKQTILNPGQQAIIKDGEVNVREVDVEVYTTWMYENFRFKSESIQEIMTKLSRWYTIDVFYMNEAVKNYHFTGYLPRYAKIADVLELLSLTTNIKFDVKGRTVTVMEK